The proteins below come from a single Streptomyces sp. SCSIO 75703 genomic window:
- a CDS encoding glutamate--cysteine ligase: protein MRTVGVEEELLLVDPDSGEPRAQSAAVLARAGRGAAPRGVFEEELHGQMLEFATRPQTDLGLLHADIVRCRAEAARHAAGAGCAVAALATSPLPVTPSVGGHRRYRWMAAQYGVVVHEQLVLGCHVHVAVDGDEEGVAVIDRVRPWLPVLSALSANSPFWQGRDSSYSSYRSRVWQRWPSAGPTELFGSAADYRRRVADMVATGTILDERMVYFDVRLSPRYPTVEFRVADVCLDARTAVLVAALARALVETAVREWREGAAPAAHSVSLLRLAAWRAARSGLTGELLHPETMRRAPAAAVVDRLLAHTGEALAADGDLDRVREGAAELLRHGNGARVQRELLARTGSLREVVAACVARTQAA from the coding sequence GTGCGTACCGTCGGAGTGGAGGAGGAACTCCTCCTGGTCGACCCAGACTCCGGTGAGCCGCGCGCGCAGTCGGCCGCCGTCCTCGCCCGCGCGGGACGCGGCGCCGCCCCGCGGGGCGTCTTCGAGGAGGAGCTCCACGGCCAGATGCTGGAGTTCGCCACGCGTCCGCAGACGGACCTCGGGCTGCTGCACGCCGACATCGTGCGCTGCCGCGCGGAGGCGGCGCGGCACGCCGCGGGGGCCGGCTGCGCGGTCGCGGCGCTCGCCACCTCCCCGTTGCCGGTCACGCCCTCGGTCGGCGGGCACCGGCGCTACCGGTGGATGGCCGCCCAGTACGGCGTCGTGGTCCACGAGCAACTGGTGCTCGGCTGCCACGTGCACGTCGCGGTGGACGGCGACGAGGAGGGCGTCGCGGTGATCGACCGGGTGCGGCCGTGGCTGCCGGTGCTCTCGGCGCTCAGCGCCAACTCCCCCTTCTGGCAGGGCCGCGATTCCTCGTACAGCAGCTATCGCAGCCGGGTGTGGCAGCGGTGGCCGTCGGCCGGCCCGACGGAGCTGTTCGGCTCGGCCGCGGACTACCGGCGACGGGTCGCCGACATGGTCGCCACCGGCACCATCCTCGACGAGCGGATGGTCTACTTCGACGTCCGGCTCTCCCCGCGCTATCCGACGGTGGAGTTCCGCGTCGCGGACGTGTGCCTGGACGCCCGGACCGCCGTCCTGGTCGCCGCGCTGGCCCGCGCCCTGGTGGAGACGGCGGTGCGGGAGTGGCGCGAGGGCGCGGCGCCGGCCGCGCACAGCGTGAGCCTGCTGCGGCTGGCCGCGTGGCGGGCCGCCCGCTCCGGGCTGACCGGGGAGCTGCTGCACCCGGAGACGATGCGGCGGGCGCCGGCCGCCGCGGTGGTCGACCGGCTGCTGGCCCACACGGGGGAGGCGCTGGCCGCCGACGGCGACCTGGACCGGGTGCGGGAGGGCGCCGCGGAGCTGCTGCGCCACGGCAACGGCGCCCGGGTCCAGCGCGAACTGCTGGCACGCACCGGCAGCCTGCGCGAGGTCGTCGCCGCCTGCGTCGCCCGCACCCAGGCGGCCTGA
- a CDS encoding AMP-dependent synthetase/ligase, with product MRELALAPPAASPLTGGLADSVFETADRTPRLPVLARRPVPSSAEWVTVSAARFRDEVVALAKGLIVCGISPGDRVAILARTRYEWTLFSYALWTVGAEVVPIYPSSSREQVEWILRDARCVAVVVEDEQSVMTVGSVCATLPALGHVWQLDAGAVEMLVERGEYIPPATVDSMRRIVLPDSTAVVAYTSGTSGQALGCALSHRSVASPCDTLLAGWGHTVAPPGEQGVILAFLPFSHVYGLMIQTLCLRGGLLMGHEPAMSEEALSRALRTLRPTYLYAVPSVLERLYKNFLRAAQESGRGALFERAAETARDFAEALERRRLDRGPGPGLDLRMQHALYERTVYRRLRTALGGRVRRATSGGSPLSRDLSLFYEGIGVYVHDGYGLTETSGGLTMQPLGREKSGTVGKPLPGVDVHLAEDGEILVRAPSMFQGYVGREAATRAVLREGWFATGDLGHLDQEGYLTITGRKKDVIITSGGKSVTPSALEERLREHPLVHQAVVVGDNRPCVGALITLDPRFLSHWRAGLALQGDASIREAREENALREEIARAVAAANSAVSRSESIRVFRILPEPFDVASGLLTPSMKLRRDEIVRTYAAEIDAMYEARSRRRPPAEEPASWDDADNVFFR from the coding sequence ATGCGCGAACTCGCCCTCGCTCCCCCCGCCGCCTCGCCCCTGACCGGCGGACTCGCCGACAGTGTCTTCGAGACGGCGGACCGCACGCCCCGGCTCCCGGTGCTCGCCCGGCGGCCCGTGCCGTCCTCCGCCGAGTGGGTGACGGTGTCGGCGGCGCGGTTCCGGGACGAGGTGGTCGCCCTGGCCAAGGGCCTGATCGTCTGCGGCATATCCCCCGGCGACCGGGTCGCCATCCTCGCCCGCACCCGGTACGAGTGGACGCTCTTCAGCTACGCCCTGTGGACCGTCGGCGCCGAGGTCGTGCCCATCTATCCCTCGTCCTCGCGTGAGCAGGTCGAATGGATCCTGCGCGACGCCCGCTGCGTGGCCGTGGTGGTCGAGGACGAGCAGAGCGTGATGACCGTGGGCTCGGTCTGCGCCACCCTGCCCGCGCTCGGACACGTCTGGCAGCTCGACGCCGGCGCGGTGGAGATGCTGGTGGAGCGCGGCGAGTACATCCCGCCGGCCACGGTCGACTCGATGCGCCGGATCGTCCTGCCGGACTCCACCGCGGTCGTCGCCTACACCTCGGGCACCTCCGGCCAGGCCCTCGGCTGCGCGCTGAGCCACCGCAGCGTCGCCAGCCCGTGCGACACGCTGCTCGCCGGCTGGGGCCACACGGTGGCGCCCCCGGGCGAGCAGGGCGTGATCCTCGCCTTCCTGCCCTTCTCCCACGTGTACGGGCTGATGATCCAGACGCTGTGCCTGCGCGGCGGGCTGCTGATGGGGCACGAGCCCGCGATGAGCGAGGAGGCGTTGTCCCGGGCCCTGCGCACCCTGCGGCCGACGTACCTCTACGCGGTCCCCTCGGTGCTGGAGCGGCTCTACAAGAACTTCCTGCGCGCCGCGCAGGAGTCGGGCCGCGGCGCGCTGTTCGAGCGGGCCGCGGAGACCGCGCGGGACTTCGCCGAGGCCCTGGAGCGCCGCCGCCTCGACCGCGGGCCGGGTCCGGGCCTGGACCTGCGGATGCAGCACGCGCTGTACGAGCGGACGGTGTACCGCCGGCTGCGCACGGCCCTCGGCGGGCGGGTGCGCCGGGCCACCTCGGGCGGCTCGCCGCTCAGCCGCGACCTGTCGCTGTTCTACGAGGGCATCGGCGTCTACGTGCACGACGGGTACGGCCTGACCGAGACCAGCGGCGGGCTGACCATGCAGCCGCTGGGCCGCGAGAAGTCCGGCACGGTCGGCAAGCCGCTGCCCGGCGTCGACGTCCACCTGGCGGAGGACGGGGAGATCCTGGTCCGCGCCCCCTCGATGTTCCAGGGGTACGTGGGCCGGGAGGCCGCGACCCGTGCGGTGCTGCGGGAGGGCTGGTTCGCCACCGGCGACCTCGGCCACCTGGACCAGGAGGGCTACCTGACGATCACCGGCCGCAAGAAGGACGTCATCATCACCAGCGGCGGCAAGAGCGTGACGCCGTCCGCGCTGGAGGAGCGGCTGCGCGAGCACCCGCTGGTCCACCAGGCGGTCGTGGTGGGCGACAACCGGCCCTGCGTCGGCGCGCTGATCACGCTGGATCCGCGGTTCCTGTCGCACTGGCGGGCGGGCCTGGCCCTCCAGGGCGACGCGTCGATCCGCGAGGCCCGCGAGGAGAACGCGCTGCGCGAGGAGATCGCGCGGGCCGTCGCCGCCGCCAACAGCGCCGTCTCCCGTTCCGAGTCCATCCGGGTGTTCCGCATCCTGCCGGAACCGTTCGACGTCGCCAGCGGACTGCTGACCCCGTCGATGAAGCTGCGCCGCGACGAGATCGTCCGGACCTACGCCGCCGAGATCGACGCGATGTACGAGGCGCGCTCGCGCCGCCGGCCGCCCGCGGAGGAGCCGGCCAGCTGGGACGATGCGGACAACGTGTTCTTCCGCTGA
- a CDS encoding DUF6480 family protein: MTFTNPDPDPERTTGLEPGGGVPPGETPPAESSLPEAGPYESHNPPKGWAKGPLTLILALVVVFAAGLLGYALALIF, translated from the coding sequence ATGACCTTCACGAACCCCGATCCCGATCCCGAGCGCACCACCGGCCTGGAGCCGGGTGGCGGCGTCCCGCCCGGGGAGACCCCGCCCGCGGAGAGCAGCCTGCCGGAGGCGGGCCCCTACGAATCGCACAACCCGCCCAAGGGATGGGCGAAGGGCCCGCTGACGCTGATCCTCGCGCTGGTCGTGGTCTTCGCGGCGGGTCTGCTGGGATACGCCCTCGCCCTGATCTTCTGA
- a CDS encoding ATP-binding protein: MAAEPRWDRTLASEEITNRIASFTGELHNVTGARLVAEDFLGDLARVAPPAAPEHWDDILLVVTELAANAVQYAPGPFQLRLRRTFDGVHVVMHDTSATEPAPRPFHPSSGGGGIGWHLIHTLSDQVSVVTGARGKDIHVFMPW; the protein is encoded by the coding sequence ATGGCAGCCGAGCCGCGTTGGGACAGGACACTGGCTTCCGAGGAGATCACGAACCGCATCGCCAGCTTCACCGGGGAACTGCACAACGTGACCGGTGCGCGTCTGGTCGCCGAGGACTTCCTCGGCGACCTGGCCCGGGTGGCGCCCCCGGCGGCGCCCGAGCACTGGGACGACATCCTGCTGGTCGTCACCGAACTCGCGGCCAACGCCGTGCAGTACGCGCCGGGCCCCTTCCAGTTGCGGCTGCGCAGGACCTTCGACGGGGTGCACGTGGTGATGCACGACACCAGCGCGACGGAGCCCGCGCCGCGCCCCTTCCATCCCAGCAGCGGCGGCGGGGGCATCGGCTGGCACCTGATCCACACCCTGTCCGACCAGGTGAGCGTGGTCACCGGCGCGCGGGGCAAGGACATCCACGTGTTCATGCCCTGGTGA
- a CDS encoding HAMP domain-containing protein yields MTSESAGTVDAVPGDRELRRLLAGLTAVRDGDFGTRLPDDADGLMGDIATVFNGMVDQLSVFTSEVTRVAREVGTEGTLGGQARVPGVSGTWADLTDSVNAMAGNLTTQVRDIAQVATAVAEGDLSQKIDVDARGEILELKNTINTMVDQLSAFADEVTRVAREVGTDGRLGGQADVQGVRGTWRDLTDSVNFMAGNLTAQVRNVAQVATAVAEGDLSQKITVDARGEILELKNTINTMVDQLSAFADEVTRVAREVGTAGNLGGQAQVRGVSGTWKDLTDNVNVMASNLTGQVRSIAQVASAVARGDLSQRITVEAEGEVAALADVINTMVDTLSAFADEVTRVAREVGTEGRLGGQAHVPNVAGTWKDLTDNVNSMANNLTGQVRNIALVTTAVARGDLSQKIDVDARGEILELKTTINTMVDTLSAFADEVTRVAREVGTEGRLGGQAEVEGVSGTWKRLTENVNELAGNLTRQVRAIAGVTSAVAEGDLTRSVNVEASGEVAELKDNINAMVESLRETTRANQEQDWLKTNLARISGLMQGHRDLPVVAELIMDELVPLVSAQYGAFYLAEDGEDGPELRLVGSYGCPAEPARPTRIAFGRTLVGQAARSRRTIVVDALPPGYVTISSGLGEVVPTTLLLEPMVVEGQVLGVIELASVTPFGPVHRTFLTQLMETIGANVNTIVANARTDELLAESQRLTVELQARSEELQVQQEELQRSNAELEEKASLLATQNRDIEAKNLQIEQARQELETRAQQLSLASKYKSEFLANMSHELRTPLNSLLILAQLLAQNPSRNLTPKQVEYAGIIHSAGSDLLQLINDILDLSKVEAGKMDVSPERVTLRQLIDYVEDTFRPMTTQKGLSFAVTTAAGAPADLLTDDSRLRQVLRNLLSNAVKFTERGSVELSVAPAPDDEVPADVIRGGAVVAFRVSDTGIGIPEQNLESVFGAFQQADGTTSRKYGGTGLGLSITREIAQLLGGAVTVDSTPGRGSTFTLFLPVARPDFEEVLEHAGESLPASSAAPLPRPAPREPAGGHRNRPRRLLVVEERPRGLLTLVAESVVADLAHGRDDTGDRPPVDVITAVGAQEAAGALAAEPCHCVVLELGLPDGEASRFLGALRGDSALASVPVLVHSGHRADAAQEASLRSGAQGGSLEFLSSLDELRERIALHLAADEPGDVLPLVRHEQPGRLPEPPADGPPTGRTVLVVDDDARNLFALSGILELHGFRVLHAENGRRGIETLVDHPEVALVLMDVMMPEMDGYTATAEIRRMPRYADLPIIAVTAKAMPGDREKSLASGASDYVTKPVDTRDLIACVRRWLPA; encoded by the coding sequence ATGACCAGCGAGAGCGCCGGGACGGTGGACGCGGTCCCGGGCGACCGGGAGCTGCGGCGGCTCCTGGCGGGCCTGACCGCCGTACGGGACGGGGACTTCGGCACCCGCCTGCCGGACGACGCGGACGGCCTGATGGGCGACATCGCCACCGTGTTCAACGGGATGGTGGACCAGTTGTCCGTGTTCACCTCCGAGGTCACGCGGGTGGCCCGGGAGGTCGGCACCGAGGGCACCCTCGGCGGACAGGCGCGGGTGCCGGGGGTCTCGGGCACCTGGGCCGACCTGACGGACTCGGTCAACGCCATGGCGGGCAACCTGACCACGCAGGTCCGCGACATCGCCCAGGTGGCCACGGCGGTCGCCGAGGGCGATCTCTCCCAGAAGATCGACGTGGACGCGCGCGGCGAGATCCTGGAGCTGAAGAACACCATCAACACGATGGTCGACCAGCTCTCCGCCTTCGCCGACGAGGTCACCCGCGTCGCCCGCGAGGTCGGCACCGACGGGCGGCTCGGCGGGCAGGCCGACGTGCAGGGCGTGCGGGGCACCTGGCGCGATCTGACGGACTCCGTGAACTTCATGGCGGGCAACCTCACCGCCCAGGTCCGCAACGTCGCCCAGGTGGCCACGGCGGTCGCCGAGGGCGACCTCTCCCAGAAGATCACCGTGGACGCGCGCGGCGAGATCCTGGAGCTGAAGAACACCATCAACACGATGGTCGACCAGCTCTCCGCCTTCGCCGACGAGGTCACCCGCGTCGCCCGCGAGGTCGGCACGGCCGGCAACCTGGGCGGCCAGGCGCAGGTGCGGGGCGTCTCGGGCACCTGGAAGGACCTCACCGACAACGTCAACGTGATGGCGTCCAACCTGACCGGGCAGGTCCGCTCCATCGCCCAGGTCGCCAGCGCGGTGGCGCGGGGCGACCTGTCGCAGCGGATCACGGTCGAGGCCGAGGGCGAGGTGGCCGCGCTGGCCGACGTCATCAACACGATGGTCGACACGCTGTCCGCGTTCGCCGACGAGGTGACGCGGGTCGCCCGCGAGGTCGGCACCGAGGGACGCCTCGGCGGGCAGGCGCACGTGCCGAACGTGGCCGGCACCTGGAAGGACCTCACCGACAACGTCAACTCGATGGCCAACAACCTCACCGGCCAGGTGCGCAACATCGCGCTGGTGACGACGGCGGTGGCCCGGGGCGACCTGTCGCAGAAGATCGACGTCGACGCCCGCGGCGAGATCCTCGAACTCAAGACGACGATCAACACGATGGTCGACACCCTGTCCGCGTTCGCCGACGAGGTGACGCGGGTCGCCCGCGAGGTCGGCACCGAGGGGCGCCTCGGCGGGCAGGCCGAGGTGGAGGGCGTCTCCGGCACCTGGAAGCGGCTCACCGAGAACGTCAACGAACTGGCCGGCAACCTCACCCGGCAGGTCCGCGCGATCGCCGGGGTGACCAGCGCGGTCGCCGAGGGCGATCTGACGCGCTCCGTCAACGTGGAGGCGTCCGGCGAGGTCGCCGAGCTGAAGGACAACATCAACGCGATGGTGGAGTCCCTGCGCGAGACCACCCGGGCCAACCAGGAGCAGGACTGGCTCAAGACCAACCTCGCCCGGATCTCCGGCCTGATGCAGGGTCACCGCGACCTGCCCGTCGTCGCCGAGCTGATCATGGACGAGCTGGTGCCGCTGGTCTCCGCCCAGTACGGCGCCTTCTACCTGGCCGAGGACGGCGAGGACGGGCCCGAGCTGCGGCTGGTCGGCTCCTACGGCTGCCCCGCGGAGCCGGCGCGGCCGACGCGCATCGCCTTCGGGCGCACCCTGGTCGGGCAGGCCGCGCGCAGCCGGCGCACCATCGTCGTGGACGCGCTGCCGCCCGGTTACGTGACCATCTCCTCCGGGCTGGGCGAGGTGGTGCCGACCACGCTGCTGCTGGAGCCGATGGTGGTCGAGGGCCAGGTCCTCGGCGTGATCGAGCTGGCGTCGGTCACGCCGTTCGGCCCCGTGCACCGGACCTTCCTGACGCAGCTCATGGAGACCATCGGCGCCAACGTCAACACCATCGTGGCCAACGCCCGCACCGACGAACTGCTGGCCGAGTCGCAGCGGCTGACCGTCGAGCTCCAGGCCCGTTCCGAGGAACTCCAGGTGCAGCAGGAGGAGTTGCAGCGCTCCAACGCCGAGCTGGAGGAGAAGGCGTCCCTGCTCGCCACGCAGAACCGGGACATCGAGGCGAAGAACCTCCAGATCGAGCAGGCCCGGCAGGAGCTGGAGACCCGTGCCCAGCAGCTCTCGCTGGCCTCGAAGTACAAGTCGGAGTTCCTGGCCAACATGAGCCACGAGCTGCGCACCCCGCTCAACAGCCTGCTGATCCTCGCCCAGTTGCTCGCGCAGAACCCGTCGCGCAACCTCACCCCGAAGCAGGTCGAGTACGCGGGCATCATCCACTCCGCCGGCTCCGACCTCCTCCAGTTGATCAACGACATCCTGGACCTGTCCAAGGTCGAGGCCGGCAAGATGGACGTCTCCCCCGAGCGGGTGACGCTGCGTCAGCTCATCGACTACGTGGAGGACACCTTCCGGCCGATGACGACCCAGAAGGGCCTGTCGTTCGCGGTCACCACCGCCGCCGGTGCCCCGGCCGACCTGCTGACCGACGATTCCCGGCTGCGCCAGGTGTTGCGCAACCTGCTCTCCAACGCGGTGAAGTTCACCGAGCGGGGCAGCGTGGAACTGTCCGTCGCACCGGCCCCGGACGACGAGGTGCCCGCGGACGTGATCCGCGGCGGTGCCGTGGTCGCCTTCCGGGTGAGCGACACCGGCATCGGCATCCCGGAACAGAACCTGGAGTCGGTCTTCGGCGCCTTCCAGCAGGCCGACGGCACCACCAGCCGCAAGTACGGCGGCACGGGGCTCGGCCTGTCCATCACCCGGGAGATCGCCCAACTGCTCGGCGGCGCCGTCACGGTGGACAGCACGCCCGGCCGCGGCAGCACCTTCACCCTGTTCCTGCCCGTGGCCCGGCCGGACTTCGAGGAGGTGCTGGAGCACGCCGGCGAGAGCCTGCCGGCCTCCTCGGCCGCCCCGCTCCCCCGCCCCGCCCCGCGGGAACCGGCCGGCGGGCACCGCAACCGGCCCCGGCGCCTGCTGGTCGTCGAGGAACGGCCGCGGGGACTGCTCACCCTGGTGGCCGAGAGCGTGGTCGCCGACCTCGCGCACGGCCGGGACGACACGGGCGACCGGCCCCCGGTGGACGTCATCACCGCCGTCGGCGCGCAGGAGGCGGCCGGGGCGCTCGCGGCCGAGCCGTGCCACTGCGTGGTACTGGAGCTGGGCCTGCCGGACGGGGAGGCGTCCCGTTTCCTCGGCGCGCTGCGGGGCGACTCCGCGCTGGCGAGCGTGCCGGTGCTGGTGCACAGCGGGCACCGGGCGGACGCGGCGCAGGAGGCGAGCCTGCGCTCGGGCGCGCAGGGCGGCTCGCTGGAGTTCCTGTCCAGCCTGGACGAGCTGCGCGAGCGCATCGCCCTGCACCTGGCGGCCGACGAACCCGGCGACGTCCTGCCGCTGGTGCGGCACGAGCAGCCGGGGCGGCTGCCGGAGCCGCCCGCCGACGGGCCGCCGACGGGCCGTACGGTCCTGGTCGTGGACGACGACGCGCGCAACCTCTTCGCGCTCAGCGGCATCCTGGAGCTGCACGGCTTCCGGGTGCTGCACGCGGAGAACGGGCGGCGCGGCATCGAGACGCTGGTGGACCACCCGGAGGTCGCCCTGGTGCTGATGGACGTGATGATGCCGGAGATGGACGGCTACACGGCGACCGCGGAGATCCGCCGGATGCCGCGGTACGCCGATCTGCCGATCATCGCGGTCACGGCGAAGGCGATGCCCGGCGACCGGGAGAAAAGCCTCGCCTCCGGGGCCAGCGACTACGTCACCAAGCCGGTCGACACCCGGGACCTGATCGCCTGCGTCCGCCGGTGGTTGCCCGCATGA